The nucleotide window ACTGTACTTATCGGAGGGATGATACCTTACTTGTCGGAATCTTTTGCTACGATTTTTTTTCTTAGCAATTCGCTAACTTTCATGATGGTAATTCGTTGATTATTTTTTGTACGCTCTTATttatgtataaaaatatattagagTTTAATATTCTTTTGGTTTGCTTCACAGGTTTATGTATGGTGCAAGCAAAATCCATTAATTCATATGAGCTTCTTGGGCATCGTTACTTTTACAGCAGGTTACTTACCATGGGTGAGTTCCTGTCAATACATATATCTATAATTTCTAAAGATTCGTCGACTTATGCTAATGTATGCTTGATGTTTTATACGTATATGTTTAAGCCCTTTGGTCATTCAACGACCTCGTTTTGTGGGTTCCATTTGCTTAATCAGAAGCGAAATAAAGATGGGACCCTCAAAATGGAAAACTAAAGGAAAAAAATTtagaaacaaaataaaaagggtaaattactttttgagtccctgtgttttagtagttttaactagttgagtccaaaagcaaaaagtttaacgacctgagtccctataagcattttctttaaccatttgagtccttttgagtccaaattttaaccttttgagtccaattttttggactcaaatcgttaaaaaatgaacaaaattggactcaaaacgttataaaataaaataaatgactAGGGACTCAGGGTGTTAAACTTTTTGAATtgggactcaagtggttaaaaccactaaaacacagggactcaaaaagtaatttactcaaatAAAAATATGGAACCTTATACATTGTATCTATGTTCAAAATGTGAAGTTCGGTAATGGACTCGATTATACGACGTTGCACCTAGAGAAGCGAAGTAGTTAAGATATCGCTAATCTTGTTATTCACGTTCAGGTTTTATTGGGATTCTCTGTTCTTGTTGGTGCTAGTGTTTGGGTGGATCTACTTGTAAGTCCCTTATATTTGTTGTAAATGGGTCATCCTGTTTGCTGGTCTCTCGCTACATTAACAAATAATTTATCTGTTGAAATTACAGGGAATAATAGCTGGTCATGCCTACTATTTCCTAGAAGACGTTTATCCGAAAATCACTGGTCGTCGACCCCTAAAAACCCCATCATTTATCAAAGCCCTGTTTGCTGACGAACCTGTTGTAGTAGCCCGCCCAGCAGAAGTAAGATTTGCAGCCCCTGCAGTTGATGAGATCGGACAACGATGATTTATgatgaaagttttttttttttttttttttttatagatgGAATGGTAGTTTTATACTCGAAACACATATAATCCGATGATGctttgtaaaaaaaatatgttttgagAATTTAGTATAATGAATATTTGGGTATTATTGTTCTTTATTTAACTTGTTGCTAACAAATGTCCCAAGAAAGGTGACTGAATCCACTTTTCTCAtcgagtaaactgccattttggtccctgtggtttgagcaGTTtttccattttagtccaaatctcaaactttttaaatctgggtccctgtggtttgcattttgttgccattttagtccaaatctcaaaaactctcattttttactgttcCAACATCCCTTTTTGCCAAATGTGTACCAAATATGCAGCCAAATACTAAATAACAGTTTAACATAACAAACGTGCAGCCAAATACCAAATATGCAGCATTTAACATACCAAAACAGATCTGCAAAGTGCAGTCTTTAACATTACAAATGACCATCAATACCAAACATACATAAACACTTTCATCCTACCAAAATGGACAAAACTAACCCTGCAGATAAAGACAAAAAAGGGATGTTGGAAGAGTAAAAAATGAGAgtttttgagatttggactaaaatggcaacaaaatgcaaaccacagggacccagatttaaaaagtttgagatttgaactaaaatggcaaaactgcccaaaccacagggaccaaaatggcagtttactctttctCATCTGAAGACTGAAAAAAGATGTTGTTTATTGGATTCCAAATATTCAAGCCACTTAAACATTAATAGTGAAACATAAGGTTCTTCAAAACAAACATTACAACGGTGACCAAATGGCGATTAACGTTCTTGAAGAAATTGATCAAAAAAATTTCTCCATTCGAGTTGCAACTTGCAATAATGACAGATTGCTACTGTTATTCTACATCGAACTAGCAACACAAAACTGCATATATTTGAGTCTGCTTTGCTTAAATCCAATAGCATCAAACACTGAATTGACTGTTAAaattcaaaagtcaaagtcaatggtTACCAGCAGACTGCATTGATGCAGCTGCTGCTGCTAACGAATAGGGTGGTACTGTGCTGATACTCTCTTGGGAGGCAGCTTCCGAAGAATGTAGAGCACGAGAGCCGAGGGCAGAATCTCAACTAGCTGTTCAGGGGCAAAAAAGgaaatattatataacataagTTTAATTAAGAAACGTGTGTCAACGACGGGGTGTGAGTACAAGTACCATGTAGAAAAAGAAGTTCAAAACCGGATGATCAAGTACGTCCAATGAAGCGTGTGAATCAAAAGCAGATAAAACATCCTGcatttgaaaaaataaaaatcaaataacaatctttgtaatGCAAACGCTTGCGTGTCAATTCAATGATTTTAGTAATTTTTGCCATACGTTGAAAAAAGACGATAGGATCTTACCACAAAGCTTCTTACAACAAAACAGGTAAAGCATATTCCCGTCACGGATCCAACCTGCAACAAAAAAATCAGAATCAGAGTCCAGACAAGTAAATGTTGAATAAAGCAAGGGACATTTCGGTAATTTTACATTTATCTCAATTATCAGTTTTTCTctacttaattttttttttccgtAAATAACTAAAGAAATAACATAAGTTTATGCCAAACATGGTTTGATAAtgaacagtggcgaagcttgagatttccgaccggggggtcgaaaacgtatatacccaaaaatttctatagagccggggggtcgaaaacgtatgtacccaaaaatttctatacgaaagctacatacataacactactgagcgaacagttcggggggtcgggcgccccctccGGCACCT belongs to Helianthus annuus cultivar XRQ/B chromosome 5, HanXRQr2.0-SUNRISE, whole genome shotgun sequence and includes:
- the LOC110939643 gene encoding derlin-2.2, which gives rise to MAQAIEDWYKQMPIITRSYLTAAIVTTIGCTLEIISPHILYLNPKLVVEQLQIWRLITNFLYFRNLDLDFLFHMFFLSRYCKLLEENSFRGRTADFFYMLLFGATVLTTTVLIGGMIPYLSESFATIFFLSNSLTFMMVYVWCKQNPLIHMSFLGIVTFTAGYLPWVLLGFSVLVGASVWVDLLGIIAGHAYYFLEDVYPKITGRRPLKTPSFIKALFADEPVVVARPAEVRFAAPAVDEIGQR